In the genome of Variovorax sp. PAMC26660, the window CGTGCCGCCATCGGCCGGCGCGCGGGCCGTGAGTTCGCCGGCGATGGTGTTGGAGGCGCCGGGCCGGTTCTCCACCGTCACGGGCTGCTTGAGCACCGACGAGAACTTCTCGGCCAGCACGCGCGCCAGGATGTCGGTGCCGCCGCCGGGCGAGGCACCGACCATGATGCGCAGGGGCTTTTCGGGGTAGGTGCCCGGCTGCGCGCCGGCCAGCGACGCGGCGAGCAGCGCCGCCGCCAGTCCCGCCCCGCGGGCGAGGGAAAAAATCTTCATCGGGTTTGTCTCCTGCTTGTTATGGGCCCGAGCCTACGGAGCTTCGTTCGCACGATCCAATCGAAAAAGCCTGAAGATCCATATACTTTTGTGCATGACAAACGGCCTGACCGATGCCTCGCTGATGCTCCATGTCCGGCCGCGTCAACTGCTGTTGCTGGCCCGGCTCGACACCCACCGGCACCTCGGCCGCGCGGCCGAAGCCATGAACATCAGCCAGCCTGCGGCCACCAAGCTGCTGCAGCAACTGGAGGATTCGCTGGGCGAAAAGCTGTTCGAGCGCCTGGCGCGCGGCATGGAGCCCACGCCCTACGGCGAGATCCTGATCCGCTATGCCCGCCGCGTGCTCAGCGACTTCGGCTCTGCCCGCGAGGAAATGCTCGCGCTGCGCTCGGGCCTGAGCGGCGCCCTGCGCGTGGGCAGCGTGCCCGGCGCCGTGCCCGAGCTGCTGGTGCCAGCACTTGTCGAGTACCACCGGCGCCATCCGCAGGTGGCGGTGTCGGTGGTGGTCGAAACCAGCGACGTGATCCAGTCGCAACTGGAGCGGGGCGACGTGGACCTCGTGCTGGGCCGGCTCACCGACGGCCATGACGAATCGAAATACGCCAGCGTGCCGCTGCTGGGCGAATCGCAGGTGATCGTGGTGCGCACGGCCCACCCGGTGTTCGAGCGCGCGACCGTCACGCTGGCCGACATGGCGAACTGGTCGTGGGTGCTGCAGCCGCCGGGCTCGCCGCAGCGCGGGCGCTTCGAGGCGGCGATGCGCGAAGCGGGCATTCAGGCGCGCCTGGACATCATCGAAACGGCATCGCCCATCGCCACCACCGCGTTGCTCGAAAACTCCGACATGGCGGCCGTGATGCCTGCCTCGCAGGCCAATCACTACGCCCGGCTGGGCGTGCTGCGCACCGTGCCGCTGGAGTTGCCGGTGCGGGTGCCGCCGATCTGCCTCGTCACCCGCGAAGACCGGGTGCTGTCGCCGGCGGCGGCGCAGTTCCGGCGCCAACTGCTGGGCGCCGCCTGAGGCCTTTGGACCACCCTGTTTGCATGCTGTATTGCGTTAACTAGGGAATATCCCAGTCAACTGGTGCATGAAAGTACCATCGTTGACGGTCGAAGTACCAAAGCCGCAAGCGCGTTTCTCCAGAATTCGGCCACGGCGACCCGACAGGCACAACAGGGCGT includes:
- a CDS encoding LysR family transcriptional regulator — its product is MTNGLTDASLMLHVRPRQLLLLARLDTHRHLGRAAEAMNISQPAATKLLQQLEDSLGEKLFERLARGMEPTPYGEILIRYARRVLSDFGSAREEMLALRSGLSGALRVGSVPGAVPELLVPALVEYHRRHPQVAVSVVVETSDVIQSQLERGDVDLVLGRLTDGHDESKYASVPLLGESQVIVVRTAHPVFERATVTLADMANWSWVLQPPGSPQRGRFEAAMREAGIQARLDIIETASPIATTALLENSDMAAVMPASQANHYARLGVLRTVPLELPVRVPPICLVTREDRVLSPAAAQFRRQLLGAA